In the Glycine max cultivar Williams 82 chromosome 19, Glycine_max_v4.0, whole genome shotgun sequence genome, GAAAGATGCGattatttaacaataataatgttCACGTTCGcccatataaaaataaaaatacaaattgtaCTTTAACCCTTATGTACACTAGCTAATAACATGACCTAATATATGGCATATGGTgattacactaatttgattCTGCTTTATTAATCGAATAAGTTGATTACGTAGTAGTAAACTCCAATTATGCCCTCTACTTGCGATTTATATAGAAACTTCACTAGTCTAGAATGTAGGTTAATTACTTTGACTattgatttgaaattttaaatactacTAGTAATTTTGTGTTGAGGCAGAAGTCTTTGACAATTGTATGGGTCAGCAGAAGGGTACTAACTTATgcagtttaaaattattaattgctGAAACCCAAATCAACTGTACGAAGAACTGATCAATATTAATGGCCAAGACGAGCTAATAATATTGGTCTCTTTTTCAGCTTAAGTTGGTCAGAAAatcatattcaaatatatactaCGTTCGTTCACGTTCACGACTATATTGACCTTAAACGAACAGAATATGACACAGAGAATTTAATAGTAGAATTTATGAACCACATATTATTTTGTAGCGAGCTGACCACCAGCCCCACCACAGTGTCTTTCTTTTGGGGGGGGAGAGGTATTCAAACTTTGAAAGTCTGGACAAACTGAAACTACTTCAAATTAAAGAGAGCAACCACcctacataaaatatatatgtgcaaCACATTGTCCTTCAAAATTAAGCTCTGGCCCCTCAAGTACGATAACAAACGTTTTAGCTTATATATACACAAATTGATGAAATTAATACTTACATTAATATATTGATCTTATAATTATTCTTAGTAGACAATGATCTTATGATCACCGTAAAATAGTCATAGACAGCATAGATCACTGACGGATTGGCAATACCTTGTGCAAGcttatacaaattaattattaatactgtattattaattatgaaGTGGTTTGACTAATTCGTGAGCATTAttgcttttgaaaaattaattatctgtCATTAATCCAGCTCTCGCCGCAGCTTCAGATTGATCGGGCAGTTGTTTCCATGCCATTATTTTTCGGACATCGAATGGATTCTtctgtttattatttttgggtcaATATGTATAGATCGATGAACAACTTTATTACTAACAAATCATATTAGGTTTCAAACTTTACAATGGATATCAGTTTGAACGTCACATTCACAACTAGGGGCTCTCATTTTCTAGAAGAACATATATCACGATTGATTTGTTGAAGGAAATCAaaccttttattcaaaaaaatccAACAACGTACTTGCAAGCACTTGAcaaatttttaaactataacAAATTTCGCGATCCTTCTTTGTTGAAGTAGTCTGAGGTGCGTATCACAACTCAATCATTCCTAACCAACGCAACGACTCTAAGAGTGTTGAGTGcaagaaaaaattaacattaatcaTACAATCATGcatagacaattttttttttaagtataactACTTTCTTTTGTCCAGGGCATAATTATCTTTTATGCGAATAATACTTGAATTGGAAATATTCACGGTAAGGTAGAgctcttccaatagtttttattttttccatataCAAGagaaactaaatatatatactaCCCAAATCAACTACTCGTTGATAAAtacaatgaattttaattatacatatCAGAAATTGATCTTCATATAACTGCATGTATATGATTTTATGATAAAGGTTTGCATTTCTTACTAAATGCATTTCTATAGTATACTATGCAGAGAAAAAATGtttctatataaattatatatctctctcacacacatttattattaaaactataacatatataaaagcATGTGACTCTAAGTAACAGCACTAAAAGTTCCTTTCAACTTTTATCAATACTACTTTCATTTGATATGCCTCGACAATCACATGTGAACAGTGAGTTATGTGAGTATTAAAAGTTCTTATTTTGCTttccgaaaaaaaaaaagttcttattatgcttttttcaatttattcaaTAAGCTCAGTTAGTTCTTATTTTGCtttccgtaaaaaaaaaaaaaaagttcttattatgcttttttcaatttattcaaTAAGTCCAGTTCCCCAAGTTAGTTATGTGGGCAATTACAATTTCATACTCaaacaacatttttaatattataaaggaACAAGTTTCTTTTTGACAGGTAATGGAAGaagtttttaatatgatttatatttaacaaaatattgtcGTTAcgaaacaattaattaaagccCTCCAAATTAGAATCAGTTGCTTAAATGGAagtaaattactttaaaaagtaatttaattacCTCAATTGTGATTTGGCCACGCCATGTGGTGTACAACTATAGCATTTTCTTTAATCAATTAAGACATGCCCACcatattcaataataataaaaagacatGTCCAcaatattcaataataataataacaaagacATGCCCACAATATTTGCTTGctccaaattcaatttttagcaTTTCAACTTTTCAAAAAGTCATTGAATTTaaaagggaaacaaaaaaaaaagaattgaactCAAAATCTGGAACAAAATCGTGATTGATTAaccctttcttcttctcatttctGTGTCAGCTTATAGCAAAACAAAAATCCATTACACAATTGTCAGGAAATACAAATCAAAACCTGAATCTCACTACCCACCTATACTTTTTTTGTGGGGCAATCAATGCTTAGTTGCACCTCATATTTATAACTTACACCTAACTGTATCCTTTCCAAATAATTCTGtacattaaaatttctaaaagagGCACCATTCAAAATTCTCGTTTTGTTTCACACATAATTCGGGTATGAATTAAGCAAATTGTTCGGTATGCATGGAGAATTCCTCCACGCCCGAGCATGCAATTTGAGTATCTCTCTAGCTTTTTCCTTAGCCCTGTTTCCACTATCCACCTGAAGCACCAAGCACAATTTCGCGACCACACCGAGTTTCAGCATTTCTTGAACAACATGTGGAGTCGCAGAGAACCTCGAAAGAGACAGAATAATCTTAACAGCTCTATCATTCGCCAAAGTCGAAACCCTTAGAATCTTTTTGGACACAATGGCAAGACCTGCTGCATGGCTCAAAAGTTCTGCTCTTCCCTCAGCACACTGGCATAGCAGCTCCAACAACACCAGCATCATCTCACAAGGCTTTCTCTCCTTGCAATCGAGAAGAAGCTCAATCAAAACAGGAACAGCACCTGCTTCCACAGCTCTGATCCTGTTCCTCCCCCAAGGAGAGAATTGGATCAGGGTTTGAAGGGTCGCCTTTGATGTCTTCTGTGAAATTTGATCCTTCAGGACTTGTACCAGTTCGACAAAAAGTTCTTGTCTTAGATGCAATAGTTGCACTGGTTCAGCCACTTCGGAAATAGATTTCAACAAGAACACAGCATAAGCGCGTGATTCAAAGAACCCCTTTTGCATGACTCTTGTTAAAGACTCAATAAACTCGCCGTTTCTGAAGCTTAAGAGAGTCTTCAACCCTTGTTCGGATAAATGAAGATTATGAAGCAAACTCAACGCTTCATCGCATGCACTTGTTTTCAACTCGAATCCAGATCCGTCGTTTGAGTCAGCCTCATGTGAAGAATCAATGTTGCGGTTGGTGTTGATTACAATTGATGCTAGAAACTCAACAGCGCCAGAAGCCTCCATGCACCGCTTATTTGTTTCGCTTCCGGAAGAGATGGATTTGAGTCTTCTGAGGCATGTGAGAGGGGAATGAGAAGCGTCTTTGAGAAGCTTCGAAATTTGGTTCTTGTTAACGGGGGGTTTAGGGGTTGGGATCCTTTCGATGCCGTGAGAAGCGTTCATGGAACACCACGCTTGGATGAGTCTACGAAGGGTGTGGTTTGGTGTGAGATCGGTGTAATCTATCAAGGGCAGTTTGGTAATGGGGCATGTCGTGTTTTTCTTCGAGAACAGCCAGGTTTCGATGCTTTCACGGTCGTAGGTGATGCCCGTTGAGACCGTCACTGGATCCTTCATGATATCTAGCGAAATGGGGCAGAGAAAGAACGAAGGAACATCGATTTCGTTCATGTCCAAGTAGATAGATAAAATTAACCTTAACCTTGCGTAGATCAGAAAAGGAATTGAAGATGAGTTTGTGAACAGAAGGAGTTGTTGTTATGAGTTTGAAAACTTTGGAGTTGAGAAATGAGAGAGAGGTGTGGTGgtgtttatatacacaagtgCGTGTGCAAAATGTGGTGAAGTCAAAACacggaataaaaaaaaaaaaacagagccTCCatttgaagagagagagagagagagagaaagagtgtGCGATGacttttccaaaagaaggaaagtCTCAACTGAGATTGGGTTAACGTTACCCAGTCGTTGGTGAACAcgtacatgaaacaaaaacatgaacAGAAAAAATGAGTGAAACATTTAATGCACATGGGAGAATTAGCTACTTGACAGCTTTACCTGTCGTATTCTTTACTGTCTATCAActtgtttccttcttcttcttctttttttatcaaacaatttGCTTCTTTTCATCCTTATCCTCAACAGCAATGAAAATACTACTTGTGATGcatattaattttgttctctctttttgataaaattaatttataaaataaaaattagctttttgtgtaaattttttattttaatcgaaAGTTTAAAAGATTTGactttatttacttaatttgtAGATGTTATTGTTACATTtactattaaatatatttaatgaacaaaaatattatttgacttAAGACTAATTTTACCCGTCCCTAACTTGACtttcaaaattaacaaaacttgGTAAATACTTTAATTTAGAGTTCAAGCTCAACTCTTTCCACTCTAAACGTCATTTGTTGGACAAACTAGATTAAGATTCCCTTGTTTTGCAGTTGATTACATTATATTTTGCTAAAAACGAATATTAAATCATTAAACATATTCGAGATGTGTGTATAAATTAatctcaattatatatttttcattggaaagtatgaaaattattttcaatgctATAAAGGggattaattttaatcttcacTAAAAAAACTAGTGCTAAAAAAACTTTTTGGAATATCctcaaataagttaaaaaaattctctaattaatattttataataaataacaaaataatttctttaaatgttaaatattaaaaaataggtaaaaatatttaatatattacacCTTAAAATGGAGTATAATGTATAGTTTTTAAGCATTAAGTattaagtaataaataaaaatcattttaataaatgaataaaaagtagAGATTTATAAAAACATACCTTACAActgcatatatttattataggaaattgattaaggaacgataagtaaaaaaattacttcaaaataaaacgATACTTAATTAAAACTATCAAAGTAACTAGTTAGAAGGATGTCTAGAATTATGTTGGTTGCAAAAAGGATGCATAGagtgattttgattaaaatacCGTATAGTTTTTTAgtgttattattaaatttttaaatgaattttataatttaattttttaaccgaTTCCCTGCATTTCTAATTTGTCTTATTGGTATCCTTACTTTAGTAGTGGTTATTCAAATTtcgttaatttttctttaactatagaaatttattttaaaatataaataaatttaattatatggatttatttaacaaataatttaatgtaaGAGACTTATTTAAATACtagacaaaattataattactaatACAGTGATTTTTATCTAAAAGGAAATGTTTAGCATTTGGGTGCTGGGCGACAAAGTAATGTGTATATTTCCACCACATAACGTGTGTACAAATTAAATAGCGTAAAGTAAAATGAAATCATTGGGCGTAACGTGTGTATATTTAAACacagttttattattaatttaaaattactttatacGATTTGAATTGCATCtttatttaaagattttaattaataatttcatgttcttaaaataaataataatcttaaa is a window encoding:
- the LOC100809839 gene encoding E3 ubiquitin-protein ligase PUB22; protein product: MNEIDVPSFFLCPISLDIMKDPVTVSTGITYDRESIETWLFSKKNTTCPITKLPLIDYTDLTPNHTLRRLIQAWCSMNASHGIERIPTPKPPVNKNQISKLLKDASHSPLTCLRRLKSISSGSETNKRCMEASGAVEFLASIVINTNRNIDSSHEADSNDGSGFELKTSACDEALSLLHNLHLSEQGLKTLLSFRNGEFIESLTRVMQKGFFESRAYAVFLLKSISEVAEPVQLLHLRQELFVELVQVLKDQISQKTSKATLQTLIQFSPWGRNRIRAVEAGAVPVLIELLLDCKERKPCEMMLVLLELLCQCAEGRAELLSHAAGLAIVSKKILRVSTLANDRAVKIILSLSRFSATPHVVQEMLKLGVVAKLCLVLQVDSGNRAKEKAREILKLHARAWRNSPCIPNNLLNSYPNYV